A stretch of DNA from Phenylobacterium koreense:
CTTTCGGGAAACTCCTGCGCCAGGGCGGTGCGGTCGACCAGCAGGCGCTGGGCGCGGCGCGTCAGGCCTTCGGCCCGGGCCAGCCCCTTCTGGACGGACGGATTGAGGGTGAGCTGGTCGCAGGCGGCCAGGACCAGGCCGCTCGCCGCGGTCGCCAGGCCCGAGAGCCATTGCCGGCGCGTACCTCTCATCGGCCGCCCTCCTGCCGAATCGCAAACTGCCCGGTGACCATGGCGCGCAGGCTGTTCCAGGGGCTGGAGAGAAGCACCATCAGCACATGGACGAGCACGAACAGCACCAACAGGCTGGCGGTGAGGAAGTGGATCGTCCGCGCCGACTGCCGCCCGCCAAAGAGCTCCGGCAGCCAGGGAAATCCGGCGTTCATGCCTGGCGACATGGAAAGCCCGGTCAGCACCATCAGCGGCAGGAGAATCAGCACCACCGCCAGATAGCTCAGCTTCTGGAGCACGTTGTAGCGCCGCGCCGCCTCGCCCTTGGCGAACCGAAGGCGGCTATGGTCGACGACCTCGCGCCAGATGTGGCCGGGCGCAAGCTGGTCGCGGCCCGGCAGCAGGTCACGGCGCAGGTGGCCGCCGGCAAACGCGGCGAGCAGATAGACGAGGCCGTTCAGCGCGAAGATCCAGGCGAAGAAGAAGTGCCAGCGTCGGCCATCGGCCAGGCTGCGATAGCTCGGCAGGGTCGCCCAGGCGGGAAAGCCCCGGACCTCGCCGCCCGAAAAGCCGAACAGGCCGGTGGTCTCGAACATCGCCGATCCGATCCTGGTCACGCCGACGGCCTGATCGCCGCGCTCCCCGGCGACCATCGCCGCCCAAGGCTGGGCGAAGGTCGAGACGTCTCCCCAATAGAGCGCCGGATGGGCGTTGAAGATCTGCAAGCCGCTGGCCAGCAGCACCAGCAGGGCCAGGACATTGATCCAGTGGGTCAACCGCACGATCAGGCTGTGGCGTCGAACAAGGACGGCCGAGGACGGCATCCGGCTTCCTCCATGTCCCAGCGACTGTGCGCCAGGGCGCCGGCGCGGTCCAGGCTGGAACGTGACGCGGCCCTGCCGGTTTTGCTGTCAGAAGGAGGAGCGCCATGCCCCGACATCAGCAAGACAAGGAACTGCAGACACCCGGTCGCCGCGCCAACGCAGCCCAGCCGCTGGATGCGGCCAAGGACAACGCCGGCGCCGAACGATACCCCGACGAGGGCCGCAGCTTCGAGACCGAGAGCTCGTCCGGCGGGCATATGGGCCCCGGCGGCGATCCCGCCGAGGGCAAGCGCGACTAGAGCTTCTTGACGAACTCGGCGCGCAGCACGAGGCCCTTGATGGACTCGTGCCGACAGTCGATCTCCTGATCATCGCCGGTCAGACGGATCGAGCGGATGACCGTCCCGCGCTTCAGGGTCTGGCCCGCGCCCTTCACCTTCAGATCCTTGATCAGGGTGACGCTGTCACCATCCGCCAGGACGTTGCCGACGGAATCGCGCACCTCCACCACGCTGGCGGCCGCGTTCCGCGCCGCAAGATCGGCTGCGCTGACCCACTCGCCCGTGGCCTCGTCATAGACGAACTCGTCATTCCCGCTCATGAAACCGTCTCCGAAGCTTTGCCCCGCCTTAACGGGGCGAATCGCCGAGAGCCAGCGCAAAGCTGGCGCCCATGCGCAAGGCCCCCTAAGTTCCGCCCACCATATTCCCGGGGAGTGTCGAGCGTGTCTGACGGCGTGGAAGTCTGGAGCGGCGGCGTCAACACCTGGGAATGCGACGAGATGGGCCACCTGAACGTGCGGTTCTGGGGCGCCAAGGCGCAGGAGGGCCTGGCTGGCCTGGCCGCGCAGCTCGGCATGCCTCGCGCGTTCGCCGCCGACGGCGAAGCGACGGTGATCGTCCGCGAGCAGCACATCCGCTTCCTGCGCGAGGCGCATGCGGGCGCGGCGCTGAGCATGACCGGCGGCGTGGTCGAAATGGGCGAGACCGACGCGCGGCTGATCCTGGTCATCCGCCATCCCGACGGACGGCCCGCGGCCACCTTCCAATTGGTCGTCGAGCACGTCACGAGCAAGGAGATGCGCCCCTTCGCCTGGTCGGCGCCCATCCGCGAACGCGCGGCCGGCCTGATGACCAAGGTCCCCGACTTCGCAGCCGCCCGTAGCATCGACCTTTCGCCGGTGACCTCGACCGCCAGTCTGCAACGGGCGCTGGGGCTGGACCTGAAGCGCATCGGCCTCGGAGTGATCGGACCGGCGGAATGCGACGTGTTCGGACGCATGCGCCCGGAGATCTTCATCGGCCGGGTGTCGGACGGGGTGGGCCGGCTGTTCGGCGAGACCCGGCCTGGCCCGGCCAGCCTCGCCGAGGACGAGCCGCAGCCGCGGATCGGCGGGGCGGTGCTGGAATACCGGGTGCTGCACCTGGCCTGGCCGGAAGCCGGCGACGGCGTCGAACTGCGCTCCGGCTTTGCGGGCTGCGACGCCCGGACCCGCCGGGTGATCCACTGGATGGTCGATCCGCAAAGCGGCCGGCCATGGGCCAGCGCCGAGGCGGTGGTGATCTCCTTCGACCTCGACAAGCGCAAGGTCGTGGACATCTCGCAGGCGGCGCAGGAGGTCTACCGCGCCGCCTCCCCCAAGGGCCTGGCGCTTTAGCCGACCGCCTTGCGCAGGGCGGCCTGGACGAGGTCCGGCCGTTCCATGGGCACGAAGTGGGTCGTGCCCGGCACGGTCTCCATCTGGATACGGCCGGCGGCGACCAGGGCGTCCAGCCGCGGATCTTCGCGGCAGGTGGAGCCCTGGGCGGCGCGGAAGATGCGCATCGGGACCCTGGCGGCCTCGAAGGCGCCCCAGGTGTCGTGGGCGTGGGAGCTGAAATTCGACGCCTCCCAGGCCGGCGAGCATGAAAGCTCGACCTCGCCGTCAGGGCGCTCGCGGAAGCCGTCGGCCACATAGTCGGCGAGCATTTCGGGCGGCCAGGTCTTGAAGGCGCCGCGCCCCGTATAGGCGGCCACGACGGCCGCCCGGTCCGGGAACACCGACCGGCGCTTCAGAGCGCCCTGGACCATCGGCGAGTTGGCGAACTGGGCCGGATCGACCTTGCTCGGGCCCGGCGTCACGACGGGATCGAACAAGACCAGACTGCGGATGCGGCGCGAATCTTCGGCCTGGGCCAGGACGCAGGCGGTGCCGCCCATCGAGTGTCCCGAGAGGACGACATCGCCCAGGTCCAGGGTGTCGAGCAGCGCCAGCAGGTCGTCGCGCAGGCCGTTCCAGGAGGTCCGCCCCTCGGTCTCGGCCGGCAGGGTCGAACGGCCATGACCACGCTGGTCGACCGCCAGGATCCGATAGTCCCGGGCCAGCGGCTCAAGGATCGCGCGATAGGTCCGGGCGTTGAAACCGTTGGCGTGGACGAAAACGATGTCCACCGGGCGGGAGGCGTCCCCGAACTCGAGCGCCGCCATGGCCCCGCCGCGGCCCGCAAGTTCGAAAAGACGCGCCCGGGGCGCATCCGTCAAAGCCGAATCCATGTAGCAATCCTCCGACAACCGCCTATATGAAGCGCCCGCTAGCGGAACGCGCAATGACCGGCCGTTGGCGGATATTCCCTCGAAAGCCTTGGTTTTCCACACAATCTCGCCCTCGGGGCGAAATGTGATCACAGAGGCGTGAATTAAAGCCTTGCCCTTGGCGCTCAGCCGGGCATATTCCAGGGCAGCGCTCGCGACCGTTCCCACACGGGTTCGCCTCGTCAGGCGCTTCTAACCTCCGTTTCCAGGGGACCCAGGGACATGACCACCGAAATCCTTCGCAAGCTGCTCGTCGCCGGCGCCGCTGTCGCCGCTCTGTCCGTCGCCGCCTGCGGCAAGCCGGCTGAAAAGGCCGACGCCGCCGCCGCCGAAGCCACCACCGAAGCTTCGACCGCTGCTGAAGCCGCCACCACCGCGACCGACGCTGCGGCCACCGCCGCCGACGCCGCCGCCGACGCGACCAAGGCCGCTGGCGACGCCGCCGCTGCTGCTCCGGCCGCCGCCGCCGACGCCGCCGCTGCTCCGGCCGCCCCGGCTGCCGACGCCGCTGCCGCTCCGGCCGCGAAGTAAGTCTTACGAACGCATCAGCGTTCTAAGCGGAGGGCCGCCCTTTGGGGCGGCCCTTTTCTTTTGTCCGCTATGATACCGCCATGAGCACGCAATCGCCGCTGACCTGGACCGAGGACGGCCAGCCCAGATCCCGTCTCTATGGCGACGTGTACTTCTCGGCGGAGGACGGCCTGGCCGAATCGCGGGCCGTATTCCTGCAGGGCTGCGGCCTTCCCGGCGCCTGGCAGGGGCGGGGACGTTTCGTGGTCGGCGAGCTGGGTTTCGGCTCGGGCCTGAACATCCTGGCCCTGATGGAGCTGTGGCGACGCACTACGCAGCCCGACGCGAGGTTGCACGTCTTCAGCATCGAGGCCCACCCGATCACCGGGGCCGAGGCCGCCCAGGCCCTGGCTCGCTGGCCTGAGCTGTCGGACCTCGTGGAGCTGCTGGTCGCCCGTTGGCCGGGGCGCGCGCGCGGCTTCCACCGGATCGAGATTCCCGAGGCCCGAACGACCATCGACCTGGCGGTGATGGACGTCGAGGCGGCGCTCGGCGCCTGGACCGGCAAGGCAGACGCCTGGTTCCTCGACGGCTTTTCCCCCGCTCTCAACCCGGCCATGTGGCGCGAAGAGATCATGGCGCTGGTGGCGCAGCGGTCCGCGCCCGGCGCTCGGGCCGCGACCTTCACGGTCGCCGGCGCGGTTCGCCGAGGCCTGGCCGCCGCCGGCTTCGAGGTCGAGAAGCGCCCAGGTTTCGGCCGCAAGCGCGAGCGGCTGGAGGCGCGCCTACCCGGTCACGCGCCGCCGCCTTCGCCGCGCACCGCGGCGATCATCGGCGCCGGCGTCGCGGGCGCCTCCCTGGCGCGGGCCTTCAGGGCCCTGGGCGTCGAACCGATCCTGATCGACGCCGAAGGCGCGGGCGCAGGCGCGTCGGGGAATCCGGCCGGCCTGGTGACGCCGCGGCTGGACGCAGGGCTCGGTCCGATCGCCGAACTCTTCGCCCAATCGCTGCGGCGGGCCGGCGCGCTCTACGAGGCCACGCCCGACGTGGTGATCGCCCGTGGCGTGCTGCAATTGGCGCAGGACGATCGCGACCCGGCGCGCTTCGCCAAGATCGCGGCATCTGACCTCTTCGAACCAGGCGACCTGACGCCCCGCGAGGCTTCGTCGGACGCGCCGGCGGCGCTGGCGATGAGCCGCGCCCTGGTGGCGCAGCCGACCTCGATCCTCAAGGCCTGGACCGGCCAGGTTCTACGGGCCCGCGTCGTCGAAGTGCAGGCGAGCGGGAGCGGCTGGCGTCTCATAGGCGAGGAGGGCGAGACCCTGCTGGAGGCCGGCGTCGTGGTCCTGGCCGCCGGCGCGGGCCTGGGAGATTTCGGCTTGACGCCGACGGTCACGCCGGTCCGCGGCCAAGCAAGCTGGATGGCGAACGCACCGCCGCCGCCCGCGGCCATGGCCTGGGGCGGATATATCGTGCCGACCCGCGATGGACTGTTGTTCGGCGCGACCCACGACCGGGGTCAGACCTCCACGGAGGTTCGCCAGGATGATCACGAGCGCAACCTGGCCACCCTGGCCGAGCGGCTGCCGGCCACCGCCGCCAGCCTCGCGGGCGAACCGCTGGAAGGTCGCGCATCGATTCGGGCGACCACCAGCGACCACCTGCCGCTGGCCGGCGCCATAGGCGGGCGCGCCGGGCTTTACGTGCTGGGCGGGCTCGGCTCGCGCGGCCTTTGCCTGGCGCCGCTGCTGGCCGAGCACGTTGCGGCCCTGGCGCTCGATGCGCCCTCCCCGCTGCCGGAAGCCGTGGCCGCGATCGTCGATCCCGACCGATTTCGAAAGCGCGCGGAACGCAAAGGCCGCAATCCGGCTTAAGTTCGACGATGAGTTGCACCAGCCCGCAAAGGGAGCATGAGCGTGATCCGAGCATCCTTAGGGGCGGGCTGCGCCGCCCTTCTCCTGCTGGCGGCGTGCGCCACCAGGGACACCGACGGACGGCAGTCGGCGGCCGGCGATAACGCCAGACGACAGTGTTTCTGGGCTCAAAGCGTCAGCGGCTTCAGCGCCATCGACGACCAGACGGTCATTGTCACGGTCGGGGTGAACAACGCCTTCCGCCTCGACCTGTTCAGTCGCTGCCCGGACGTAGACTGGAACCAGCGTATCGCCCTGGTTTCGCGCGGGGGCTCGTCCATCTGCTCGGGCCTGGACGCGACCATCATAACCCGCGGCCCGGGCGGCATGCAGCAGCGGTGCCAGGTGCGGACGGTCACCAAGCTCACGCCCGAGGAGGCGGCGGCCCTGCGGGCCCGACCAAGGTCGAGATGAGGAAAAAAGAAGGCGCCGCCCTTCGAGGGGGGCGACGCCTTAGGTCGGCTAGAAGCGCGCTTTGAGTGACACGGCGTAGACGCGGCCGAGCGGGTTCCCGCTGCCCGGGTCGTAGTTGTACTGGGTGCCCAGCGCGAACGGCGGGTCCTCATCGAAGATGTTCTGGACCGTCAGGGTCGCGGTGACGTTCCGCGGAAGTTCGACCCGATAGGTCAGGTCGTGCTGCCAGTATTCCGGGATCTTGGTCCCATCGGTCTTGAGCGCCGCAGCCAGGGCGATCGGATTCGTCTCCACGTGGGTGGTCGAGGAGATGAACCGGGTCTGCCAACGCAGGTTGTGGATGCCACGCGACCAGTTCAGGAAGCCGTTGGCCCGCAGCCTGTTGTAGCCGGTGAACAGCGAGGCCCGGTAGGTGCCGGCCCGCTCCTGCACGCCCGCGCTGTTCGAGGGGAAGCCCTCGATCATGTAGGGCGCCTCGTCGTACTTCAGCAGGTAGGTCCCGTCGAAGCCGGCGGTGAAGTCACCCCCAAGCACTTCACCGACGTCCAGGTTGGCCTGGAAGTCGAGGCCCTTGGTCTTCACGTTGCCGCCGTTGATGTACTGGGTGCGGTACGAGAGGATGTTCGCCCGTCCACAAGAGCCGGAGAAGGTGAAGCGAGCCTCGACGGCCGCATAGGCCGGGTTGCCGCAGTTACCGGTCGCCGAACCACCGGGGAACATGACGTTCAGCAGGTCCGCCGTGGTTTCCGAGGTCATCGGGTCGTCGAAGTCGAAGCTCCAGTAGTCCAGGGTGGCCCGGAAGTTCGGGAAGTTGACCGCCGCGCCGACATTGTAGGTGAAGGCGGTTTCGGGCTTCAGGTCCGGGTTGCCGAACAGGTCGTTGGCTCGATAGGTGCCGTTGGCGTTGGTCAGGCCGCGCGAGAAGTTGTCGGTGGTGATGGTCGCCGCCGGAGCGCGATAGGTGGTGCCCAGCGATCCGCGGAGCGCCAGCCAGTCGAGGGCCTGCCAGCGGACGGCGGCCTTCGGATTGAAGGTCTCGTCCTGGCTCTCATAATATTCGTAGCGGCCGGCCAGGGTGAGCTCGAGGTCCTCGGTGATCGGCACCAGCACCTCGGCGAAGGTCGAGCTGATCTTCCGGTTCACGTCGAAGGGACGCAGGTTGGCGTTGAACAGGAAGGGCCCGTTCGCCGTCGTCGGACAGAAGGGCGAGCCGTCGCCGAAGGGCGGCGAGTCCACGCAGGGCGTGGCGTTGGCGTCGTAGAGCACGTCCGGGTTCGAGATCGTCCGGTCGTACCGGTACTGCGCGCCCCAGGCCCAGGAGATCTGGTCGCCGCCCCAGCCCAGGCCCCACGGCAGTTGACCGTTCAGGACCAGGTCGGCGACGAACAGCTCGGCGGAACGGTGGTTGCGCTGCTTCTCGTCCATCCAGGCGACCACGTCGCCGCGGGCGTCGGCGGCTTCGTTGAAGCCGGGGATGGTCGAGTTGGCGATGTAGAACGGGTTGGGGCCGACCTGGGCCAAGCTTTCGGCGAAGGCGTTGGTGAACGGGTTGAAGTAATAGCAACCCATCGACGCATTGCCGGCGTTGGTCGTGAAGTTGTTGGTTTCCGCCGCCGTACACTGGTTGGCCGCGCCATCGCGGCTGCCGAAGCCGCGCAGCGCGAGCTGCAGGCGGTTAACCGACAGGTCTTCCAGGTTATAGTTGTAGTCCTGCTTCTGATAGGTCAGCGACAGGTCGAAGCCGATACCGTTGTCGAACTTGCCCTTGAAGCCGCCGGCCACGCGGGCCGTATCGACCTTGTAGCTGTAGTGGGCATGCCTATCGTCGTTATACGGATTGCCGCCGAAGCCGATCGGGCGCCAGACGCTCTGGCTCGCCGCGACGCCGTAGGCGCCGGCGTTGGCGAGGCCGGCCTGCGCGAGCGCCAGACCCGCGGCGCAGCTCGCCGCATCGACGCCGTAAGGCAGCGCCGTGCCGGTGCAGTTGGCCGCGCTCACCTGCGAGATCAGCGCCAGGAGGCCGGGGTTGGTGTTGGGGATGAAGAAGCGCGACTGCTCGCCCGTACCCGTCGCCGGAATGGGCGAAACCCCGCCGCCCGGCGAAGCGCCGGAGGGCAGTTGCGGCGCCGGGAACTGGTTCGGCCCGGTGACCGCCCAGCTCTGCAACGGCGTATCGTGCATGGCGTAGAGCACTTCGATATTCGCCGAGATATTGTCGGTGACGTCGAAGTTGAACTTGCCGTAGGCCGAGTAGTGGTGCTCGTTCTCCACCAGGTTGTCGAAGGTCGTGTACTGGAAGTTACAGACCGAGGAATCGGGCCTGACCGTGCGCGTGCCGATAAGGGTGGTCAGGCTGTAGGGCGCGCCGCCATTGGCCGCGCAGCCGATATCCGGCAGGGTTCCGGTGAAGCTCGCGGAAGTGAAGCCGGAGTTCGGCGAGCCCACCGGAGCGGTGGTCGCATAGTTGTAGCCGCCGGGGTTGCCGGTGGCCGCCCATCCGCCCAGCGGATTTTCCAGGAAGCCGTCAACGCCGGTGCGGATCGCCCAGTCGCGCTCGAAGATCGGCAGTTCGGACCGCCGACGATAGCCCAGGGTGACCAGGGCGTCGGCGCGCTCCCACTTCTTGCCCCAGGCCGCCGACAGCTCGTAGTCGCCGTCCGAACCGTCGATGAACTGGTACTGACCGCTCAGCTCGAAGCCGTCGAGATCGTTCCGGGTGATGAAGTTGACGACGCCGGCGATGGCGTCGGAGCCGTAGGTCGCGGCCGCGCCGTCCTTAAGCACCTCGACCCGGCCGATCGCGGCCGAAGGCAGGAGGTTGATGTCGACCGAGCCGTTCCCCTGTTCGGAGACCGGGACCCGCCGTCCGTTGAAGAGCACCAGGGTGCGCGCGCCGGTGGCCGCGGAATTCAGGCTGCGCAGGTTGATGGTGGCCGCGCCCGAGCCCGAACCGAAACGGTTGTTCTCGCCGATCACCGCGCCCGACGACGGAATGGTCTTGATGAACTGGACCATCGTCGGCGAACCGCGGGCTTCCAGTTCCTTGGAGCCGATCACGTCGACCGGCACGGCCGCGTCTTCCGGCGTACCCGCGATGAACGACCCGGTGACGACCACCTCCTCGACGGTGGACGCTTGCTGGGCCTGCGCCGATGTGGCGGAAATCGCCAGGGCGACAGCCAATAGAGAGCCGCCGCAGAAATATCTGCTCTTCAACATTGGTTTCCTTCCCCCTCGAGAGCCGCCCCCGTCTGACGCGGGAGCTCTAGACTCTTGAGCAGAAGGATCATCCGACGCGGCGTAAGGCTGCGCCACCATTTTTCAGGGCCGCAACATACCGTTGTCTACAAATCCACGGCGCCATGTTGGCGCGACTGAACGCCGTTCACTCGACTATGGCGGGAGTATGAGAGCTTCGCCGTTATACACGGAAAGCCTTTGCTGGGTTGGGTTTCGCTGGGGAAAGCAGGTATTTGGCCGGCCGCGATCCGGACGGCGTTCGGTTTACCCGACGGACGGATGACGGTCCGTCATTGCGATAACGATGGTCGCAAACTGTTGCAGGAAAGCCTCGCTTTGGGCCGGCGGACGGCTTGAACCTACGCATACCGGGGCCAAGAAGGCCGGAAAACGGCAAAGGGCCGCCTCGAATGAGACGGCCCTCCCCGCAACCTTTAGAAGCGCTTCTTCGCGGCGATGGCGAAGACGCGGCCCAGGGGGTTCGCACTACCCGGGTCATAGCTGTACTGGGTGCCGATCGCGAACGGCGGATCTTCGTCGAAGATGTTCTGCACGGACGCGGTCAGGGTGGT
This window harbors:
- a CDS encoding alkylphosphonate utilization protein; amino-acid sequence: MVEVRDSVGNVLADGDSVTLIKDLKVKGAGQTLKRGTVIRSIRLTGDDQEIDCRHESIKGLVLRAEFVKKL
- a CDS encoding cytochrome b/b6 domain-containing protein translates to MPSSAVLVRRHSLIVRLTHWINVLALLVLLASGLQIFNAHPALYWGDVSTFAQPWAAMVAGERGDQAVGVTRIGSAMFETTGLFGFSGGEVRGFPAWATLPSYRSLADGRRWHFFFAWIFALNGLVYLLAAFAGGHLRRDLLPGRDQLAPGHIWREVVDHSRLRFAKGEAARRYNVLQKLSYLAVVLILLPLMVLTGLSMSPGMNAGFPWLPELFGGRQSARTIHFLTASLLVLFVLVHVLMVLLSSPWNSLRAMVTGQFAIRQEGGR
- a CDS encoding TonB-dependent receptor, whose protein sequence is MLKSRYFCGGSLLAVALAISATSAQAQQASTVEEVVVTGSFIAGTPEDAAVPVDVIGSKELEARGSPTMVQFIKTIPSSGAVIGENNRFGSGSGAATINLRSLNSAATGARTLVLFNGRRVPVSEQGNGSVDINLLPSAAIGRVEVLKDGAAATYGSDAIAGVVNFITRNDLDGFELSGQYQFIDGSDGDYELSAAWGKKWERADALVTLGYRRRSELPIFERDWAIRTGVDGFLENPLGGWAATGNPGGYNYATTAPVGSPNSGFTSASFTGTLPDIGCAANGGAPYSLTTLIGTRTVRPDSSVCNFQYTTFDNLVENEHHYSAYGKFNFDVTDNISANIEVLYAMHDTPLQSWAVTGPNQFPAPQLPSGASPGGGVSPIPATGTGEQSRFFIPNTNPGLLALISQVSAANCTGTALPYGVDAASCAAGLALAQAGLANAGAYGVAASQSVWRPIGFGGNPYNDDRHAHYSYKVDTARVAGGFKGKFDNGIGFDLSLTYQKQDYNYNLEDLSVNRLQLALRGFGSRDGAANQCTAAETNNFTTNAGNASMGCYYFNPFTNAFAESLAQVGPNPFYIANSTIPGFNEAADARGDVVAWMDEKQRNHRSAELFVADLVLNGQLPWGLGWGGDQISWAWGAQYRYDRTISNPDVLYDANATPCVDSPPFGDGSPFCPTTANGPFLFNANLRPFDVNRKISSTFAEVLVPITEDLELTLAGRYEYYESQDETFNPKAAVRWQALDWLALRGSLGTTYRAPAATITTDNFSRGLTNANGTYRANDLFGNPDLKPETAFTYNVGAAVNFPNFRATLDYWSFDFDDPMTSETTADLLNVMFPGGSATGNCGNPAYAAVEARFTFSGSCGRANILSYRTQYINGGNVKTKGLDFQANLDVGEVLGGDFTAGFDGTYLLKYDEAPYMIEGFPSNSAGVQERAGTYRASLFTGYNRLRANGFLNWSRGIHNLRWQTRFISSTTHVETNPIALAAALKTDGTKIPEYWQHDLTYRVELPRNVTATLTVQNIFDEDPPFALGTQYNYDPGSGNPLGRVYAVSLKARF
- the mnmD gene encoding tRNA (5-methylaminomethyl-2-thiouridine)(34)-methyltransferase MnmD, with protein sequence MSTQSPLTWTEDGQPRSRLYGDVYFSAEDGLAESRAVFLQGCGLPGAWQGRGRFVVGELGFGSGLNILALMELWRRTTQPDARLHVFSIEAHPITGAEAAQALARWPELSDLVELLVARWPGRARGFHRIEIPEARTTIDLAVMDVEAALGAWTGKADAWFLDGFSPALNPAMWREEIMALVAQRSAPGARAATFTVAGAVRRGLAAAGFEVEKRPGFGRKRERLEARLPGHAPPPSPRTAAIIGAGVAGASLARAFRALGVEPILIDAEGAGAGASGNPAGLVTPRLDAGLGPIAELFAQSLRRAGALYEATPDVVIARGVLQLAQDDRDPARFAKIAASDLFEPGDLTPREASSDAPAALAMSRALVAQPTSILKAWTGQVLRARVVEVQASGSGWRLIGEEGETLLEAGVVVLAAGAGLGDFGLTPTVTPVRGQASWMANAPPPPAAMAWGGYIVPTRDGLLFGATHDRGQTSTEVRQDDHERNLATLAERLPATAASLAGEPLEGRASIRATTSDHLPLAGAIGGRAGLYVLGGLGSRGLCLAPLLAEHVAALALDAPSPLPEAVAAIVDPDRFRKRAERKGRNPA
- a CDS encoding thioesterase family protein, which gives rise to MSDGVEVWSGGVNTWECDEMGHLNVRFWGAKAQEGLAGLAAQLGMPRAFAADGEATVIVREQHIRFLREAHAGAALSMTGGVVEMGETDARLILVIRHPDGRPAATFQLVVEHVTSKEMRPFAWSAPIRERAAGLMTKVPDFAAARSIDLSPVTSTASLQRALGLDLKRIGLGVIGPAECDVFGRMRPEIFIGRVSDGVGRLFGETRPGPASLAEDEPQPRIGGAVLEYRVLHLAWPEAGDGVELRSGFAGCDARTRRVIHWMVDPQSGRPWASAEAVVISFDLDKRKVVDISQAAQEVYRAASPKGLAL
- a CDS encoding DUF6491 family protein gives rise to the protein MIRASLGAGCAALLLLAACATRDTDGRQSAAGDNARRQCFWAQSVSGFSAIDDQTVIVTVGVNNAFRLDLFSRCPDVDWNQRIALVSRGGSSICSGLDATIITRGPGGMQQRCQVRTVTKLTPEEAAALRARPRSR
- a CDS encoding alpha/beta fold hydrolase, whose protein sequence is MDSALTDAPRARLFELAGRGGAMAALEFGDASRPVDIVFVHANGFNARTYRAILEPLARDYRILAVDQRGHGRSTLPAETEGRTSWNGLRDDLLALLDTLDLGDVVLSGHSMGGTACVLAQAEDSRRIRSLVLFDPVVTPGPSKVDPAQFANSPMVQGALKRRSVFPDRAAVVAAYTGRGAFKTWPPEMLADYVADGFRERPDGEVELSCSPAWEASNFSSHAHDTWGAFEAARVPMRIFRAAQGSTCREDPRLDALVAAGRIQMETVPGTTHFVPMERPDLVQAALRKAVG